The following nucleotide sequence is from bacterium.
GGTCGTGCTGGGGGCCGGAGCGGCGGCGGCGGCCGTCTTCTTCGACCACCGCAAGCTGGCCGGCGCCGCGCCTTTCCTCTACGCCGCCGTCCTCGTACTCCTCGTGGTCGTGCTGTTGATTCCCGTCGCCGGAGGGGCGGCCCGGCGCTGGCTCACCCTGGGGCCGGTGAACCTCCAGCCCGCGGAGCTGGCGAAGCTGGCCTTCATCCTCGCCGGCGCGGCCTACCTGGCCCGGCGGGAGGAGAGGCCGGGGTTCAAGCGGGTACTCTCGTTGACCCTGCTGGCGCTGGTTCCCACGGCAATGGTAGCCGTGCAGCCCGACCTCGGCACGGCCTTCGTCTTCATCCCGCTGACCCTGACGCTCCTCTACTGGGGCGGGGTGCCGGGTTGGAAGCTGTTGCTCCTGTTGGCGCCCCTGGCGGCGGCCCTCGCGGCCTTCACCGAGGTGCCCGACTGGCTCGCCCGCGCGGTGGACCCCGGTCTCCTGAGCTCGCCGCTGGGGGCGGTCTTCCGGCCGTGGTGGTGGCTGGGGATGGGCGCGTTGGTTACGGCCTGGCTCATCGGCCGGCGCAGGAAGGAGCCGTACTTCGGCTTTTTGCTCCTGGCGACCGGGGCGGCGAGCGTCATCCTCCCCCTGGGCTGGAACCTCCTGAAGGTCTACCAAAAGCAGCGGGTGCTGATGTTCCTCGACCCCACCGCCGACCCCAAGGGGGCGGGGTACAATCTCATCCAGAGCCGGATCGCCGTGGGCTCCGGCGGCGTCTGGGGCAAGGGCTTCGGTCAGGGGACCCAGGGGCAGCTCGCCTTCCTGCCCGAGCGCCACACCGACTTCGCCTTCAGCGTCTGGGCCGAGGAATGGGGGCTGGTCGGCAGCCTGGTGGTGATTCTGCTGTTCGCGCTCCTTCTGGGTCGGATGCTCCGGGCGGCGGGGCGTGCCTCCGACCGCTTCAGCTCCATGGTGGTTTACGGGGCGACGGTGATGCTCGCCTTCCACGCCGTCTTCAACGTCGGGATGTGCCTGGGCCTCTTCCCGGTGGCCGGGCTGCCGCTGCCGTTCTTGAGCTACGGGGGGAGCTTCGCCCTGGTCTCGTGGCTGGCGGTGGGCCTGGCGGCGGGGGTGGAGCGCCGGACCCGGTCGTCCGTTTTTTAGGAGAAAGATGAACCGATTCGTCGCCGTCGTCGCCGGTCTGGACACCTCGGGTGGGGCGGGGCTGGCCGCCGACCTGCGCACCGCCTCGGCGCTCCGCATCCCCTGCGCCGCGGTCCTCACCGCCGTGGCCGTCCAGGATGCCGAGGGAGTCCACGCCGTATTCCCGACGCCGGAGGGGGCCTTCACCGCCCAGCTCCGGGCCGTCCCCTGGAAGAAAACCGGCGCCTGCAAGCTGGGGATGGTCTACCTTCCGGAACTGCTGGACCTGTTCCTCGACGCGCTGCCGGATGGGATTCCCCTGGTGGTGGACCCGCTGCTCGGGGCCACGGCGGGAGGGTCGCTGGCCGCGCCGGGCCTGGAGGAGGCGCTGGCGGCCGGGGCCTTCCCCCGGGCGACGCTCGTGACCCTCAACCGCGACGAGGTCCGCCGGTTCTCGGGGGAGGATTTCACCGATCTCGCCACGGCACGGGGGCTGGCGCCCCGGCTGGCGGAGAGGCTCGGGACGTCGGTGCTGTTGAAAGGCGGTCACCTGAGAGGAACGCCCGTGGACGTCCTGGCGGTAGGTGGCTGTCTGTATGAATTCTCCGGCCGGCGGGCGAAGGTCTCGCCCCGGGGGACCGGCTGCACGCTCTCCACGGCGGTGGCGGCGTATCTGGCCGTGGGGGATGAGCTGCCGGCGGCGGTGGGGCTGGCCCGGGAGCTGGTGAACCGGGCGGTGGCGGCGGCCTATCCCGGGCCGGCGGGACCCGTCCTGGCGCCGTAAGTGTCGGTCGGACCGGCGACGACCATACCCTCCCCGGAAGTTGGAAAAAATGGATAATTTGACCCGACTTTAAGGAGCGACCGTGCAACTCTCCGACTTTCCCGAGCTCAACGACGGCTTCACCGGGTTTTACAAACGGGTGTTCGCCGACGGCGCCCTGGACCGGAAAACCAAGGAGATGCCGGCCGTGGCCTTCGCCTACGGAAACGGCTGCATCCCCTGCGTCAAGACCCACGAGGCCAAGGCCCGACGCCTCGGCCTGACCGACGCCCTGTACCGCGAGCTCGTCGCCGTCTGCGAGGTCATCGCCGCCGGGGGAGTGCGCGAGCGGTTCGTCGAGAGCGCGGGCTAACGCGGGCCGTATCATCGAATTAGCATAATAGAATAAACCGGGAAACGCCGCCCTTGACCGACCGCTACCGCTGTGCTAGGCTCACCGACGGACGTTAAAATTTTCGACCGCGAGGAGGACGCATGGCTTCCGAGTTCATCGTGACCGGCACCGACGACAATTTCGCCGCCGAGGTGGAAAAGCATTCGGGCGTGGCGATGGTTGATTTCTGGG
It contains:
- the rodA gene encoding rod shape-determining protein RodA → VVLGAGAAAAAVFFDHRKLAGAAPFLYAAVLVLLVVVLLIPVAGGAARRWLTLGPVNLQPAELAKLAFILAGAAYLARREERPGFKRVLSLTLLALVPTAMVAVQPDLGTAFVFIPLTLTLLYWGGVPGWKLLLLLAPLAAALAAFTEVPDWLARAVDPGLLSSPLGAVFRPWWWLGMGALVTAWLIGRRRKEPYFGFLLLATGAASVILPLGWNLLKVYQKQRVLMFLDPTADPKGAGYNLIQSRIAVGSGGVWGKGFGQGTQGQLAFLPERHTDFAFSVWAEEWGLVGSLVVILLFALLLGRMLRAAGRASDRFSSMVVYGATVMLAFHAVFNVGMCLGLFPVAGLPLPFLSYGGSFALVSWLAVGLAAGVERRTRSSVF
- a CDS encoding hydroxymethylpyrimidine/phosphomethylpyrimidine kinase; translation: MNRFVAVVAGLDTSGGAGLAADLRTASALRIPCAAVLTAVAVQDAEGVHAVFPTPEGAFTAQLRAVPWKKTGACKLGMVYLPELLDLFLDALPDGIPLVVDPLLGATAGGSLAAPGLEEALAAGAFPRATLVTLNRDEVRRFSGEDFTDLATARGLAPRLAERLGTSVLLKGGHLRGTPVDVLAVGGCLYEFSGRRAKVSPRGTGCTLSTAVAAYLAVGDELPAAVGLARELVNRAVAAAYPGPAGPVLAP
- a CDS encoding carboxymuconolactone decarboxylase family protein; this translates as MQLSDFPELNDGFTGFYKRVFADGALDRKTKEMPAVAFAYGNGCIPCVKTHEAKARRLGLTDALYRELVAVCEVIAAGGVRERFVESAG